In Oryzias latipes chromosome 15, ASM223467v1, the following proteins share a genomic window:
- the LOC101166735 gene encoding core histone macro-H2A.2 isoform X3: MSARGGKKKVTKLSRSSRAGVIFPVGRMMRYLRTGTHKYRIGMGAPVYMAAVIEYLAAEILELAGNAARDNKKGRITPRHIKLAVANDEELNQLLRGVTISNGGVLPRIHPELLSKKRGSRVKTDSQASVPDKQEERSKSKKPVKAFKKVKGKRGRRPKGTDNDRDSVATSAMEDGPGDGFTILSTKSLFLGQKLSLTESEISKIGFIKVEAIINPTNAEMDLKDGVGGALEKAGGREFLEGVKELRKAQGPLEVASVAVSQASGMAARFIIHCNVPQWGSEKCEDQLEKSVKSCLTAAEDKKLKSVAFPSLPAGRNGFPKQTAAQLILKAISNHFVSSSSSSLKNIYFVLFDSESIGIYLQEMAKLDTK; the protein is encoded by the exons ATGTCAGCCAGAGGAGGAAAGAAGAAGGTCACCAAGCTGTCCCGATCATCCAGGGCAGGCGTCATCTTCCCGGTTGGCAGGATGATGAGATACCTGCGTACCGGCACACACAAATACCGCATCGGCATGGGCGCACCCGTCTACATGGCAGCTGTCATCGAGTATCTGGCAG CCGAGATCCTGGAGCTGGCAGGAAACGCAGCACGAGACAACAAGAAAGGCCGAATAACGCCGCGACACATCAAGCTGGCTGTGGCCAACGACGAGGAACTCAATCAG CTTCTGAGAGGAGTAACCATATCCAATGGGGGGGTCCTGCCTCGCATCCACCCAGAGCTGCTCTCCAAGAAGAGAGGCAGCCGAGTGAAGACGGACAGCCAGGCGTCCGTCCCTGACAAGCAAGAAGAGCGCTCAAAAAGCAAGAAGCCCGTCAAAGCCTTCAAGAAGGTCAAAGGCAAGCGAGGCCGCAGGCCAAAG GGCACAGACAACGACAGAGACTCAGTAGCAACGTCTGCCATGGAAGATGGACCCGGAGATGGATTCACTATCCTGTCAACCAAGAGCTTATTTCTGGGACAGAAG CTTTCACTAACAGAAAGTGAAATCAGCAAGATTGGCTTCATCAAGGTGGAGGCGATAATCAACCCAACCAACGCGGAGATGGACCTCAAAGATGGAGTGG GAGGCGCGCTGGAAAAAGCTGGAGGCCGAGAATTCCTGGAGGGTGTGAAGGAGCTGAGGAAAGCACAGGGCCCCCTGGAGGTGGCATCAG TGGCGGTGAGCCAGGCCAGCGGCATGGCGGCCCGCTTCATCATCCACTGCAACGTCCCTCAGTGGGGCTCCGAAAAGTGCGAGGACCAGCTGGAGAAGTCGGTGAAGAGCTGCCTGACAGCAGCTGAGGACAAGAAGCTGAAGTCTGTGGCTTTCCCTTCGCTTCCAGCTGGACG GAACGGGTTTCCCAAGCAAACGGCAGCTCAGCTCATCCTCAAGGCCATCTCCAACCACTTTGTGTCGTCCAGCAGCTCGTCCctgaaaaacatttactttgttCTGTTCGACAGCGAGAGCATCGGCATTTACCTCCAGGAAATGGCCAAGCTGGACACCAAGTGA
- the LOC101166735 gene encoding core histone macro-H2A.2 isoform X1 yields MKSWFTTGGKKFFTKRGILTQNAGRNDGSLCIFGCSSSVNKMSARGGKKKVTKLSRSSRAGVIFPVGRMMRYLRTGTHKYRIGMGAPVYMAAVIEYLAAEILELAGNAARDNKKGRITPRHIKLAVANDEELNQLLRGVTISNGGVLPRIHPELLSKKRGSRVKTDSQASVPDKQEERSKSKKPVKAFKKVKGKRGRRPKGTDNDRDSVATSAMEDGPGDGFTILSTKSLFLGQKLSLTESEISKIGFIKVEAIINPTNAEMDLKDGVGGALEKAGGREFLEGVKELRKAQGPLEVASVAVSQASGMAARFIIHCNVPQWGSEKCEDQLEKSVKSCLTAAEDKKLKSVAFPSLPAGRNGFPKQTAAQLILKAISNHFVSSSSSSLKNIYFVLFDSESIGIYLQEMAKLDTK; encoded by the exons atgaaGTCATGGTTTACGACGGGTGGGAAAAAGTTTTTCACCAAACGTGGGATACTGACACAGAACGCAGGCAGAAATGATGGAAGTCTTTGCATCTTTGGATGCAGCAGCAGTGTA aataAAATGTCAGCCAGAGGAGGAAAGAAGAAGGTCACCAAGCTGTCCCGATCATCCAGGGCAGGCGTCATCTTCCCGGTTGGCAGGATGATGAGATACCTGCGTACCGGCACACACAAATACCGCATCGGCATGGGCGCACCCGTCTACATGGCAGCTGTCATCGAGTATCTGGCAG CCGAGATCCTGGAGCTGGCAGGAAACGCAGCACGAGACAACAAGAAAGGCCGAATAACGCCGCGACACATCAAGCTGGCTGTGGCCAACGACGAGGAACTCAATCAG CTTCTGAGAGGAGTAACCATATCCAATGGGGGGGTCCTGCCTCGCATCCACCCAGAGCTGCTCTCCAAGAAGAGAGGCAGCCGAGTGAAGACGGACAGCCAGGCGTCCGTCCCTGACAAGCAAGAAGAGCGCTCAAAAAGCAAGAAGCCCGTCAAAGCCTTCAAGAAGGTCAAAGGCAAGCGAGGCCGCAGGCCAAAG GGCACAGACAACGACAGAGACTCAGTAGCAACGTCTGCCATGGAAGATGGACCCGGAGATGGATTCACTATCCTGTCAACCAAGAGCTTATTTCTGGGACAGAAG CTTTCACTAACAGAAAGTGAAATCAGCAAGATTGGCTTCATCAAGGTGGAGGCGATAATCAACCCAACCAACGCGGAGATGGACCTCAAAGATGGAGTGG GAGGCGCGCTGGAAAAAGCTGGAGGCCGAGAATTCCTGGAGGGTGTGAAGGAGCTGAGGAAAGCACAGGGCCCCCTGGAGGTGGCATCAG TGGCGGTGAGCCAGGCCAGCGGCATGGCGGCCCGCTTCATCATCCACTGCAACGTCCCTCAGTGGGGCTCCGAAAAGTGCGAGGACCAGCTGGAGAAGTCGGTGAAGAGCTGCCTGACAGCAGCTGAGGACAAGAAGCTGAAGTCTGTGGCTTTCCCTTCGCTTCCAGCTGGACG GAACGGGTTTCCCAAGCAAACGGCAGCTCAGCTCATCCTCAAGGCCATCTCCAACCACTTTGTGTCGTCCAGCAGCTCGTCCctgaaaaacatttactttgttCTGTTCGACAGCGAGAGCATCGGCATTTACCTCCAGGAAATGGCCAAGCTGGACACCAAGTGA
- the LOC101166735 gene encoding core histone macro-H2A.2 isoform X2 — MHCRDAVLLISKECLRVVTWSTVRQNKMSARGGKKKVTKLSRSSRAGVIFPVGRMMRYLRTGTHKYRIGMGAPVYMAAVIEYLAAEILELAGNAARDNKKGRITPRHIKLAVANDEELNQLLRGVTISNGGVLPRIHPELLSKKRGSRVKTDSQASVPDKQEERSKSKKPVKAFKKVKGKRGRRPKGTDNDRDSVATSAMEDGPGDGFTILSTKSLFLGQKLSLTESEISKIGFIKVEAIINPTNAEMDLKDGVGGALEKAGGREFLEGVKELRKAQGPLEVASVAVSQASGMAARFIIHCNVPQWGSEKCEDQLEKSVKSCLTAAEDKKLKSVAFPSLPAGRNGFPKQTAAQLILKAISNHFVSSSSSSLKNIYFVLFDSESIGIYLQEMAKLDTK; from the exons ATGCACTGCCGGGATGCAGTCTTGTTGATCAGTAAAGAATGTTTACGTGTTGTCACGTGGTCAACTGTCCGTCAG aataAAATGTCAGCCAGAGGAGGAAAGAAGAAGGTCACCAAGCTGTCCCGATCATCCAGGGCAGGCGTCATCTTCCCGGTTGGCAGGATGATGAGATACCTGCGTACCGGCACACACAAATACCGCATCGGCATGGGCGCACCCGTCTACATGGCAGCTGTCATCGAGTATCTGGCAG CCGAGATCCTGGAGCTGGCAGGAAACGCAGCACGAGACAACAAGAAAGGCCGAATAACGCCGCGACACATCAAGCTGGCTGTGGCCAACGACGAGGAACTCAATCAG CTTCTGAGAGGAGTAACCATATCCAATGGGGGGGTCCTGCCTCGCATCCACCCAGAGCTGCTCTCCAAGAAGAGAGGCAGCCGAGTGAAGACGGACAGCCAGGCGTCCGTCCCTGACAAGCAAGAAGAGCGCTCAAAAAGCAAGAAGCCCGTCAAAGCCTTCAAGAAGGTCAAAGGCAAGCGAGGCCGCAGGCCAAAG GGCACAGACAACGACAGAGACTCAGTAGCAACGTCTGCCATGGAAGATGGACCCGGAGATGGATTCACTATCCTGTCAACCAAGAGCTTATTTCTGGGACAGAAG CTTTCACTAACAGAAAGTGAAATCAGCAAGATTGGCTTCATCAAGGTGGAGGCGATAATCAACCCAACCAACGCGGAGATGGACCTCAAAGATGGAGTGG GAGGCGCGCTGGAAAAAGCTGGAGGCCGAGAATTCCTGGAGGGTGTGAAGGAGCTGAGGAAAGCACAGGGCCCCCTGGAGGTGGCATCAG TGGCGGTGAGCCAGGCCAGCGGCATGGCGGCCCGCTTCATCATCCACTGCAACGTCCCTCAGTGGGGCTCCGAAAAGTGCGAGGACCAGCTGGAGAAGTCGGTGAAGAGCTGCCTGACAGCAGCTGAGGACAAGAAGCTGAAGTCTGTGGCTTTCCCTTCGCTTCCAGCTGGACG GAACGGGTTTCCCAAGCAAACGGCAGCTCAGCTCATCCTCAAGGCCATCTCCAACCACTTTGTGTCGTCCAGCAGCTCGTCCctgaaaaacatttactttgttCTGTTCGACAGCGAGAGCATCGGCATTTACCTCCAGGAAATGGCCAAGCTGGACACCAAGTGA